The Clostridia bacterium DNA segment AGAATTGCTCGGTGCTTCCGGAGAGGTTAGCACCCTTTCTAGCAAGCCCGTTCTCACCAAGCCCTCTAAAGAAATGTTACATCGTATGCCGGAAGTGGAAGGAAATCCTGTATACAGTTGGGCCATTCGCTATATGCTAAACGGAAAATTAGTCGTGTATGCGGAATTTGAAATGCCTGAAAAGTACTTTATTAAAGAACCACCGGAAGAGTATTTTACGACTTTCAAGCAATATATGAAGGACTACTTGACGCCTGATATCACCTATCATATTAGTTGGATTAATTCTGATCTCAGGCCTGACCTGGCTGAAATTTTTCACTCGAAAAAGCAAGTGATCGAAACCTGGGAACAAGTATTTAAGGATCTTCATGACCAGTCCATCTGCTTTTGCAAGCTTTCCTTCCATCCTGAAGAACTAGATTTAAGCATCGTTGTAAGCCTATAAAGAGTAAGATACCACGCTGAAAAACGTGGTATCTTACTCTTTTGCAGTATATGCTACAATTCAGCCTTTAGCTCCATAATGACATCCCTAAGCTCCGCTGCCTTCTCAAATTCTAAGTTTCTCGCCTTCTTTGTCATTTCTTTTTCCAACGAATCTATCATTTTTCGAAGCTCCGATTTTTTCATACTGGACAATTTAATATCACCCTTAATCCCTGCAGTCTTGTCCAAATCTTTGTAGGTCAATTCAATAATATTGTTCACCTTTTTATGAATGCTTTCAGGTGTAATGCCGTTTTCTATATTGTATTCATGCTGAATTTTTCTTCTTCGATTGGTCTCATACATCGCTTTCTTCATTGAATCTGTCACATGATCTCCATAAAGAATCACTTTTCCTTCAGCATTTCTAGCAGCCCGTCCAATGGTCTGAATCAGTGAACGTTCCGATCTCAAGAAACCTTCCTTATCAGCATCCAGTATCGCTACCAAGGAAACTTCGGGAATATCTAGTCCTTCGCGCAATAGGTTAATTCCAACCAACACATCGAATTCTCCAAGCCTTAGGTCTCGAATGATGGCCATGCGTTCTATAGTATGTATTTCCGAATGAAGATACCTCACCCGCACATCCATCTTCTCGTAATAATCCGTCAAGTCTTCTGCCATGCGCTTGGTCAAGGTGGTAACCAAAACCCGCTGTTGGGCAGCCACTCGCTCTCTGATTTCAGCTAGCAAGTCGTCCACCTGTCCCTCCACAGGTCTCACCTCTACTTCTGGATCTAATAAGCCTGTGGGACGAATAATCTGCTCCACGATTCGGGTAGAATGGGACCGCTCATAGTCTGATGGTGTAGCTGAAACATAAACGACCTGGTTGACCATAGATTCAAACTCTTGAAAATTGAGTGGCCGATTGTCAAGCGCTGAAGGCAGCCTAAAGCCATGCTCGACTAAGACTGTTTTTCTAGCCTTATCACCAGCGGACATGCCTCCAATCTGGGGAATACTGACGTGGGACTCGTCCACCATCAACAGAAAGTCCTTGGGAAAATAATCGAACAAGGTGGAAGGTCGATCCCCTGCTTTTCTACCTGTTAGATGTCTAGAATAATTTTCAATACCTGAACAAAAACCAATCTCCTGCAGCATCTCCAAATCATACTTGGTCCGTTGCTCTATACGTTGTGCCTCCAACAGCTTATTGTTTTCCATGAAGAACTTTATTCTCTGATTCAATTCTTCCTTAATGGTCTTCACAGCACGCTTCAAGTTTTCCTCTCCTGTGACATAATGACTCGCAGGAAAAACGGCGATATGCTTTCTTCTCGCATTCAAAGCTCCGGTTAACGTATCAATTTCCACAATTCTCTCTACTTCATCTCCAAACATCTCTACCCGGACTGCTGTTTCTCCATTGGAAGCAGGAATAATCTCAATCACATCGCCACGAACCCTAAATGTACCTCGATGAAAGTCTAAATCATTGCGGCTATATTGAATATCCACTAATTTTCGTAAGATATCATCTCTAGAAATCTTCATTCCTTCTCTAAGCGACAGCATCATTTCCTTGTAGTCTTCTGGGGAACCTAATCCATAGATGCAAGACACGGAAGCCACAATGATGACATCTTTTCTCTCATACAGTGCTGCCGTTGCGGAGTGCCTCAGCTTATCAATCTCGTCATTGACTGAGCTATCCTTCTCAATATGTGTATCCGATGAGGGAATGTAGGCCTCTGGTTGGTAGTAGTCATAGTAACTGACAAAATATTCCACCGCATTGTCTGGAAAAAACTCTTTGAATTCACTACAAAGTTGAGCTGCTAACGTCTTATTGGGCGCCATCACGAGAGTAGGCTTCTGTACCTGCTCTATAACATTTGCCATAGTATATGT contains these protein-coding regions:
- a CDS encoding GntR family transcriptional regulator; this translates as MEKQPLYDKIRLALLKVIKNMKPGKNKLPSEKYLIEKFNVSRSTLRTALNALILDKTITRSKAGDIYAFPSVSKLAFRMDQYEEIRELLGASGEVSTLSSKPVLTKPSKEMLHRMPEVEGNPVYSWAIRYMLNGKLVVYAEFEMPEKYFIKEPPEEYFTTFKQYMKDYLTPDITYHISWINSDLRPDLAEIFHSKKQVIETWEQVFKDLHDQSICFCKLSFHPEELDLSIVVSL
- the uvrB gene encoding excinuclease ABC subunit UvrB; translation: MDKFKLVSEFEPKGDQPQAIKELVEGIKDGHVHQTLLGVTGSGKTYTMANVIEQVQKPTLVMAPNKTLAAQLCSEFKEFFPDNAVEYFVSYYDYYQPEAYIPSSDTHIEKDSSVNDEIDKLRHSATAALYERKDVIIVASVSCIYGLGSPEDYKEMMLSLREGMKISRDDILRKLVDIQYSRNDLDFHRGTFRVRGDVIEIIPASNGETAVRVEMFGDEVERIVEIDTLTGALNARRKHIAVFPASHYVTGEENLKRAVKTIKEELNQRIKFFMENNKLLEAQRIEQRTKYDLEMLQEIGFCSGIENYSRHLTGRKAGDRPSTLFDYFPKDFLLMVDESHVSIPQIGGMSAGDKARKTVLVEHGFRLPSALDNRPLNFQEFESMVNQVVYVSATPSDYERSHSTRIVEQIIRPTGLLDPEVEVRPVEGQVDDLLAEIRERVAAQQRVLVTTLTKRMAEDLTDYYEKMDVRVRYLHSEIHTIERMAIIRDLRLGEFDVLVGINLLREGLDIPEVSLVAILDADKEGFLRSERSLIQTIGRAARNAEGKVILYGDHVTDSMKKAMYETNRRRKIQHEYNIENGITPESIHKKVNNIIELTYKDLDKTAGIKGDIKLSSMKKSELRKMIDSLEKEMTKKARNLEFEKAAELRDVIMELKAEL